Part of the Rhodobacteraceae bacterium M385 genome is shown below.
TCGTAAGCCCTCTCTGACCTTTGAGGAGCATGGCCATGGCGGACGACGACCTTCGCCCGATTATCATCAAGAAGAAGAAGGTGATCTCTGGCGGGGGGCACCATGGTGGCGCGTGGAAAGTTGCCATGACGTCCCTTTCCTTAGATTCAAAAGCGTGCGTTTTTCACGCTGTTCACGATCCGACGCCCAGTTTGGGGCATCGATTGAAACGTCATTCTGACGGGTGTGGCCCGGTGGTTTGGGCCACGCCACCTCATTGGGTGCGGGTTCTTTTTGGGGGCAAAGACTAAACAACATCCTAATCGCCCTGCCCCCATTGCAAACGATTTGAACTGACTTCGATCTAGCGCCGCACGATAGAGCCGGAGGGCGCCGGAACACCCTTCTGGCTTTGGCCATCAGCGTCATAAGTTGTTAGCTGCGAGGACCGGGCCGACTGTAAATGTGCACGCGCCGTCGCGACCCCCGCCTGGGCAGCCATAAGAAGGCGCGCGTTTCGGGCGGCCGCGCCTTGAATGCCTGTGACAACTTCCAGATCACCGCCTTCAAGGCGCAATCGCTCAAACGCGCGGGACAGCTTTGGAGCCATCTTACCCAAGGCGTCCAAATCACCGGCCAACAGCGCCCGGTGCTGCTGCTCCAACATATCCGCGACCGTTCTGGCCGCATTCTTGCGAAGACCGATCATTGAGCAGCCTCCGCACGACGAACGAGAGAGTCGAAGATGGATTCCGCCAAGCCAAGCCCGCCTTGCGCCGACAGCGCGTTGGCATGTTCGGAACGGAGCATCGAGCTAAATTGCTCCTCCCCGATGCCGCCGCCAAAGCTGTTTTCGTCTCGCGCTTCGCCAAAGCCCGCGTGTTTCAACATTTCGGCCAGGAAAGCCGCTTCAAGATCTTCGGCGACGCTTCGCAATTCAGCGTGGGGGTCCACGGCGGCGGGCATTTCTTGCGGTGTCAGTGTCGTAGAGGGAATCACTAGGGTCATGGAAATATCTCGCATTCGAGGGATTTCTTTGAAGTTGGCAGATGCGCGTAAACAAATCGTAAGGAGATTGAGCGTAGACAGGGGACGTCAACAACAATGACGGACAGCCAGAATGGATGATCTGCTCCAAAGCCCCCTTATGTCGGGGCAAGGTACATTTGCCTTCACCCGCCCTGATTCTGAGGCCACCGCCCTTGAAGGCGCTGCCTTCGGGGCAACTTTCGATGCCCTACTTACGGGGACCGTCGCACATGCTCCGCATTTGCCGGACGCGGTCACCCTTATGACCCAGATGGACGTTGTTGCGCCGAAACAACCGGAAGGCGCGTTTGAAATGCCGCTCGTGGTGCCCTCGGAAGGGGTAATCTTGCCAGGTGGCGAAACGCCGATCCTGCCGCAGCCAGTTCCAGATGATGTCGCTTCAGAACTTATCTCAAAAGCCGCGACGCCGGTTGATCTTGCCCTCGACCAGCAGATTCCTGAGGGTGCGGACGTCGCAGAAATCGTGGACACACCCCTTCGCGCGATCCCGGTAGCTTCTCCTGTCGTTTCAGATGGTCCGGCCCCGCATCAACACGCCCCTTTTTTGCGGAGCGTTGTGGACCGCCCCCATCCGATTAGCAGCAACACCGTTGTCACCCCTTATGTGGCAGAGCTTTCGCAGGCGGTGCCGGTGGTCAAACCTACCGCCCAAACGCTGCCCCCAACACCAGCCACTAGCGTGGCGGCAGCTGCGCCGCAGGTCACCGCGCAGGTGCAGCCTGCCGCGGATTCGCCCGAACCTCTCACCCTTCCCTTCGCCCCCGAACGCCCCATTCGCGCAACCATGACCGGGCCGCTGACGATCCCGGATGTCGCACGGACAAGGCCCCAGGCGACACCACTCACGATTCCACCCGGGGTCCGCGAGGCGGTGCACCCGGTGCCGCAAACGCTACCCGGTGTGGCGCGTTCTGCCCCACAAGTCGCGCCGCAGACACTGCCCGCAGATAGAGGCGCGGTGGTACAGAACCCTCCCCTCGCGCACCCCGTTGCAGGCCCCGCTCCGGGCGACCATCGGGCGTCCGGTTTTGCCGGGCCAATCCCTCAATCGGAACGTACCGCTGTTGTGATTTCGGACCCGCAGACGCGTCCCGTAACGACGGAACAGCATTCCATACCGCGCAATCACGCGGCACCCGTTTTGCCGCCTCAATCCTCGGGGCCGCAAACCTATAGCCTGCCACAGCAGGCGCCATCTGCGCAGCCCGCTGTGGCGATGAGGTGGCAGAGCCCGTCACAAAGCCGGACGGCGCATCCCCCCAATGTCCAACCGCAAGCAAATCAACCGATTGAGCAGATGGCGCCCGCCGCCATCCAGCGTGGCTATCCGGCGGCTACCGTCACCTTCGCGTCTCAGGCCGCGTCACTCACCAGCCAAACCGGAGCCTCCCCCTCGGTCCCCACAGCCCTAACCGGCCAAGACCCCCCCAAGGAAGCGGCCACAATCCGCGTGGGCGGTTGGACAGTTCCCGCC
Proteins encoded:
- a CDS encoding flagellar hook-length control protein FliK, producing MDDLLQSPLMSGQGTFAFTRPDSEATALEGAAFGATFDALLTGTVAHAPHLPDAVTLMTQMDVVAPKQPEGAFEMPLVVPSEGVILPGGETPILPQPVPDDVASELISKAATPVDLALDQQIPEGADVAEIVDTPLRAIPVASPVVSDGPAPHQHAPFLRSVVDRPHPISSNTVVTPYVAELSQAVPVVKPTAQTLPPTPATSVAAAAPQVTAQVQPAADSPEPLTLPFAPERPIRATMTGPLTIPDVARTRPQATPLTIPPGVREAVHPVPQTLPGVARSAPQVAPQTLPADRGAVVQNPPLAHPVAGPAPGDHRASGFAGPIPQSERTAVVISDPQTRPVTTEQHSIPRNHAAPVLPPQSSGPQTYSLPQQAPSAQPAVAMRWQSPSQSRTAHPPNVQPQANQPIEQMAPAAIQRGYPAATVTFASQAASLTSQTGASPSVPTALTGQDPPKEAATIRVGGWTVPAARTPSPYVVVPQLSATTTPGAPQTLTSGAEIPMDALPDFDSALQPLVTPATSTALTPTTSLLAHAPSTTAQVIAQQIASALANPSAEGDAPLELALDPPELGRVRMQMSEIAGVLTLTIQAERADTADLMRRHLDLLAQEFSDAGLDSPSVHISQDGAEHQERDDGDAPSQSTAANAPPASEEGALPQPNLTATGGLDLRL
- a CDS encoding rod-binding protein codes for the protein MRDISMTLVIPSTTLTPQEMPAAVDPHAELRSVAEDLEAAFLAEMLKHAGFGEARDENSFGGGIGEEQFSSMLRSEHANALSAQGGLGLAESIFDSLVRRAEAAQ